A single Methylobacterium sp. 17Sr1-1 DNA region contains:
- a CDS encoding CoA transferase, which translates to MSAAPAADGPLAGIRVLDLSRLVAGNMLSLQLADFGADVIKLEPDRGDPLRHWQDDGIPAWWKVYGRNKRSIRLDLREPEGKAALRRLVPTAQVLIEGFRPGVMEAAGFSPEVLLGLNPKLVIVRVSGFGQTGPYAQRPGFGSLIEAMSGFAAKNGFSDKPPALPNLALADMVAGLSGAFATLAALRVAERPDGAGQVVDLSLLEPLHATLGPDAAIHRLTGRVPSRIGNRVSITAPRNVYRTRDGEWLALSASTQEMAARLFRAIGRPEMIADPRFATNSARLDNVEEVDAIVGGFIAERDLADNLAYFEAAEVTVGPVYDPAGFAEDPHVKGRGVLVEVEDPEHGAVPMHAPFPRLSRTPGRIRRLAPSLGQDEADIAAEIGRTETTR; encoded by the coding sequence ATGAGCGCTGCGCCCGCCGCCGACGGACCGCTCGCCGGGATCCGGGTGCTGGACCTCTCGCGCCTCGTCGCCGGCAACATGCTGAGCCTGCAACTGGCCGATTTCGGCGCCGACGTGATCAAGCTCGAACCCGACCGGGGCGACCCGCTCCGGCACTGGCAGGACGATGGCATCCCGGCCTGGTGGAAGGTCTACGGCCGCAACAAGCGCTCGATCCGCCTCGACCTGCGCGAGCCCGAGGGCAAGGCCGCCTTGCGCCGCCTGGTGCCCACTGCCCAAGTTCTGATCGAGGGGTTCCGGCCCGGCGTGATGGAGGCGGCGGGTTTCTCGCCGGAGGTCCTGCTCGGGCTCAACCCGAAGTTGGTGATCGTCCGGGTCAGCGGGTTCGGGCAGACGGGCCCCTATGCCCAGCGCCCGGGTTTCGGTTCGCTCATCGAGGCGATGAGCGGATTCGCCGCCAAGAACGGCTTTTCCGACAAGCCGCCGGCCCTGCCGAACCTCGCGCTCGCCGACATGGTGGCGGGCCTGTCGGGGGCCTTCGCCACGCTCGCGGCCCTGCGGGTGGCGGAACGCCCGGACGGCGCCGGGCAGGTCGTCGACCTGTCGCTGCTGGAGCCGCTGCACGCGACCCTCGGGCCCGACGCCGCGATCCACCGGCTGACCGGGCGGGTGCCCTCGCGCATCGGCAACCGGGTCAGCATCACCGCGCCGCGCAACGTCTACCGCACCCGCGACGGCGAGTGGCTGGCGCTCTCGGCCTCGACGCAAGAGATGGCCGCCCGGCTGTTTCGCGCGATCGGCCGGCCCGAGATGATCGCCGACCCGCGCTTCGCCACCAACTCCGCCCGGCTCGACAATGTCGAGGAGGTCGACGCGATCGTCGGCGGCTTCATCGCCGAGCGCGATCTCGCCGACAACCTCGCCTACTTCGAGGCGGCGGAAGTCACGGTCGGCCCGGTCTACGATCCGGCGGGCTTCGCCGAGGATCCGCACGTGAAGGGCCGCGGCGTCCTCGTCGAGGTCGAAGATCCGGAGCACGGCGCGGTGCCGATGCACGCGCCCTTCCCTCGCCTGTCGCGCACGCCCGGGCGGATCCGGCGCCTCGCCCCTTCCCTCGGCCAGGACGAGGCCGACATCGCCGCCGAGATCGGCCGGACGGAGACGACCCGATGA